The genomic stretch GATGGGCTCGTTCGATCTCGGCAAGAACCTGCCGTCGACCACGCTGCACATGATCGCGCCCACAGCCGAACTGGTCGCGCGCGATTCGCTGCATCCCGCGCTGTCCGATCTGCTGATCGAAGCCGCGCGCGAGGTACACGGCAAGGCGACGGCGCTGCAGAAAGCAGGCGAATTCCCCGCACCGCTCGCGCATGATTTCCCGATCAGCGACGACGCCGCGCGCTACTACAAGTCGGGCAAGGGCTTCCTCTACCGGATGCTGCCGTTCTGGCTCGCAAGCCTGGCCGACCGGCTGCTGGTGGTGCTGGTGCCCGTCATCGTCGTGCTGATTCCGGGGCTGCGGCTCGTGCCGTCGCTGTATGCGTGGCGTGTGAAATCGCGCATCTACCGCTGGTATGGCGCGCTGATCGCGATCGAGCGCGAGGCGCTCAGCGACACCTCGGCGGCCGAGCGCGAGGCGCTGATCGTGAGGCTCGACAAGATCGAGGAATCGGTCAACGGGCTCAAGATGCCGCTCGCGTATGCGGATCAGTTCTACGTCCTGCGCGAGCATATCGGCTTTGTCCGGGCGCGCCTCGCGCGGGCGTCAGACACGGCCGCGACGCGCGAGGCCGGCGGCGCAGCGGGAGCGCCGGGTTCGCTGCACGCGCCGGATGCAGGCGCCGTCGGCCGCGCGCAAGCGCGCGCGGCCATGCACGAGGGCCACGCGGCACCCGAAGGTCATGAAGACCGCCGCGAAGGCGGAGAGAGCCGATAGGGTCACCCGGCCGAACGCGCGAGCGTCATGACGCGCACGTCCGGCGCCCACGTAACAGGCGATGCCGCAACGGCATTTCGTCAAATGATGCGCACGGGGCTTGCTCCGCGTAAGATCGAAACAATCAGAATCGGCTGACGCGCGGCATCGCCGACAGCCCGCCGATTCAGGCAACCGGGAGACATCATGACCGATGGCATCGACGCCACGCAGCCACTGTGGTTTTACGACTTTGTCTCACCGTTTTCGTATCTGCTGCTCGAACAGCACGATAAATGGCCTGAACTGCCGTTCGCGCTGACGCCCGTGCTGCTGAACGACCTGTATCGCCACTGGCGTCAGCGGATCGCCTACGACGTGCCCGCGAAACGCATTTTCACGTACCGGTATGCGCTGTTTCGCGCGGAACAGCTCGGCATTCCGTTCCGCATGCCGCCCGCGCACCCGTTCGATTCGTTGAAGCCGATGCTGCTGTCGGTCGCGCTAGGCTCGGATCTGCACACGGTGCGCGAGATCTTCCGCTTTATCTGGCGCGACGGGCGCGATCCGTCGAGCGACGAAGGCTTCGCCGCGCTGTGCGAACGCCTGAAGGTAGCGGATGGTCAGGCGCTGATCGAACGGGAAGCAACGCGCGCGCAACTGATGCGCAACAGCACCGACGCGATCGCAATCGGCGTATTCGGCGTACCGACGTTCTGGCTGAACAAACAGTTGTTCTGGGGCGAAGACGCGCTGCCGATGGTGCTCTACTGCGCACGCACGCCGAACTGGCTCGAATCGAAAGAAGTGAAGCGGATCACGTCGCTGCCTTCGGGGTTGCCGGGCGCTTGAGCTGATCGCGCTGCGAGCGACACACGTCGCACGCCAGCGGCGAACGCCGGAGCGACACGTGATGCCCGGCATAGGGCATGCACTATGCCCGCGCGGGGCAAACGGGCATAAGGTTATGGCTTCGCACGCGTGGCGCGGCGTCGAGCGCATGACGCCGCGCCACGCGCGATGCACCGCCTCACACAAGCATTCGAAATGCCTAGCATGGGCCTCCCCCGCCCCGCCGATTCATGGACGAAGACACCGCCGCTTCACTCGATATCTGGCTCGTGCGCGTGCTGCGCACGCTGCTCGTCGAGCGCAGCGTCACGCAGACAGCACTTCGCCTGAACCAGACACAGCCCGCCATCAGCACTGCGCTGCGCAAGCTGCGCGAAACGCTGAACGATCCGATTCTCGTGCGCGGCAAGTCGGGCATGGTGCCGACGGAATATGGCGAATCACTGCTCGCCGCCGCGCAGAAGGTGCTGCGCGACGTCGACTTCGTCGCGACGCCGCACGGCGACTTCGACCCGGCACGCTCGCGGCGCACGTTCCGCATTGCCGCGCCCGATTACCTGAACGACTTCTTCATGCCGACCGTGATCGCCCAGTTCCGCGAGACGGCGCCGCATGCGCGGCTCGAGATCGAGTCGCTCGGTCCGCTTTTCGATCACACCTGTGCACTCGATGCGGGCGAACTCGATCTCGTCATCGGCAACTGGCCGAAGCCCGACTTGCGCTTCGAGCGCAGCGATCTCTTCTCGGATACCGTCGTGTGCATGATGCGCGCCGATCATCCGCTGGCGAAGGCGCCGCTCACGCGCGATGCGTATCTCGCCGCGCCGCATCTCGCGCCCGCGCATTACAGCGGCGCGCGCGGCGGCGCGATCGACACGGGCTTCGCGCGCGCGCGCGCGTCGCGCCGCATCGTCGCGACGTTGCCGTACTTCGGTCTCGTGCCGCAGGTGCTGCTGCAATCGGATCTGATCTTTACGACGACGCGCCGCTTTGCACTTCACTATGCGGCGATGTTGCCGCTGGCCGTGGTCGACGTACCGATTCCGTTTCCGCGCATCAAGTGTTATCAGATGTGGCATCCGCAACCGGACCGGCCAAGCGATATTGCATGGCTGCGCGGCCTGATGGCGCAGGTGTCGGACATGCTCGTGGCGAAGAAGCCGCGGCGCGCAAGGGCGGCGGCGAAGCAAGCGACGGCGGAAAAAAAAGCGGGCGCAGCCAGTGTGCCCGCCGCGCCCGCTGGAGGAAGCGGTCAGTGAATCACGCGCCGATCTGGTCCGCTTCCTGAGCGGATGCGAGATCGGCAAGCGAAATCTGCTGCGAACGCAGCTGCAGCAGTTCCGCGCAGACGGCGATGGCAATCGATGGCGGCGCCTTGTCGACGATTCCGGGCACGCCGATCGGACATGTCATCTCGAACAGACGCTGCGAATCGACGCCACGATCGATCAGGCGGCGCTCGAACTTCACGCGCTTCGTCTTCGAGCCGATCATCCCGAAGTACGTGAAGTCGCGCCTCCGCATGATGCGCTCGGCGAGCGCGAAGTCGAGCGCGTGGTTGTGCGTCATCACGAGGAAGTACGCGCCGGCGGGCGCTTCGTCGACGATGGCGGCGGGTGTGTCGGTCGCCTCGACTTGCACGTTCGCGGGCACTTCGTCGGGGAACAGTTCGTCGCGCTCGTCGACCCATTGCACCACGCACGGCAGGCGGCCGAGCAGCGATATCAGCGCATGGCCGACATGACCCGCGCCGAACAGCACGACGTGCATCGGCGGCGGCAGCTTCGTCGCGTGGCCGCTGCGCCGGCCGATCTGAACGGGCATGTCGACGGAAGAAGAAACGGGCATCATCGCGGGCAGCCTCTTATTCCGGTCAAACCGCACGCGAAGCGCGCACCGCGCGAATCGCCTTGAGGATTTCTTCGCCCGTCGCAGGTGCGTTCAACGGCGGGTTCACTTTGTAATCGCCGACGGCAGCCACGGCATCGCGAATCGCGAAGAACACCGAGAACGGCAACAGCAACGGCGGCTCGCCCGTCGCCTTCGAGCGATGGATGCTGTCCTCCGCGTTGCGGTTCTTGAACAGCCGCACGCGGAAATCGGGCGGCGTGTCGTTGACGGTCGGAATCTTGTATGTGGACGGCGCCTGCGTCATCAGCTTGCCGCTCGCGTTCCACCACAGCTCTTCCGTCGTCAGCCAGCCCATGCCCTGAATGAAGCCGCCTTCCACTTGCCCCACGTCGAGCGCGGGATTCAGCGACGCGCCCACATCGTGCAGCGCATCGGCGCGCAACACGCGCATTTCGCCCGTCAGCGTGTCGATCACGACTTCCGACACGGCTGCACCGTACGAGTAGTAGAAGAACGGCCGGCCTTGCAGCTTCGCCTGATCCCAGTAGAGCTTCGGCGTCGCGTAGAAGCCATCGGACCACAGCTGCACGCGCGCCAGATACGCCTTGGCGATTACTTCCTCGAACGGCACGACAGCGTCGCCGACCAGCGCGCAGTCGCCCGCGAAACGCACTTGCGCGGCCGTCACTTCGCCCGCGCCGAACTTGTCGGCCGCGAACTCGGCAAGTCGCTCGCGCAGCTGGCGCGCGGCGTCTTGCGCGGCCTTGCCGTTCAGGTCCGAGCCCGTCGATGCCGCCGTCGCCGACGTATTCGCGACCTTCGACGTATCCGTGGCCGTGACGCGCACGCGGCTGAAGCTCACGCCGAGTTCATGCGCGACCACCTGTGCGACCTTGGTATTGAGGCCCTGGCCCATTTCCGTGCCACCGTGATTCACGAGCACCGAGCCATCGGTATAGATATGAACGAGCGCGCCCGCCTGGTTGAAGTGCGTGACATTGAACGCGATGCCGAACTTGACGGGCGTCAGCGCGAGGCCCTTCTTCAGCACTTCGTTATTGCGGTTGAACTCGAGCACTTCGGCGCGGCGCCTGCGATAGTCGCTTGTCGCTTCGAGTTCGTCGATCAGTTCATGAATCACGTTGTCTTCGACGACCTGCCCATACGGCGTCTGATTGCGCTCCGTCTTGCCGTACAGATTGCGGCGGCGCACGTCGAGCGAATCCTTGCCGAGCGAGCGCGCGACATTGTCCATGATGTATTCGATCGCGAACGCGCCCTGCGGACCGCCGAACCCGCGGAACGCCGTATTCGACTGCGTATTGGTCTTGCCACAGAATCCGTCGATCGAGACGTCCGACAGGAAATATGCGTTATCGAAGTGGCACACGGCACGCGTCATCACGGGGCCGGACAGGTCAGCGGAAAAGCCGCAACGCGACGTCATGTCGACGGACACGCCTTCGATCACGCCTTCGTCGTCGTAGCCGACGTCATACGTATAGTGAAAATCGTGGCGCTTGCCCGTCACCATCATGTCATCGTCGCGGTCCGGACGCAGCTTCACGGGGCACAGCAGTTTCCAGGCAGCGAGCGCCGCGCAGCACGCGAACATGCTCGACTGCGATTCCTTGCCACCGAAGCCGCCCCCCATCCGGCGGCACTCGACCAGCACGTTGTGCGAATGAACGTTCAGCATGTGCGCGACGAGATGCTGCATTTCCGTCGGGTGCTGCGTCGAGCAATGCACGTGCATGCCGTCGTCGTCCTTCGGCACCGCATACGAGATCTGTCCTTCCAAATAGAACTGCTCCTGGCCGCCAAGCAGCATGTCGCCTGCTTCGCGATGCACCGCGCGTTGCAGCTTCGCCGCTGCATCGCCGCGTGCCAGCTTCATCGGTGGAATCACGCTCTGGTTCGCGGCGCGCGCCTGCTGCGCCGTCAGCACCGCGGGCAGTTCCTCGAATTCAATGTCTGCGCGACGCGCACCGAGTCGCGCGGCATCGTGCGACGTCGCGACGACGATGAACATCGGCTGGCCGACGTACTGAACGACGCCGTCCGCGAGAATCGGATCGTCACCTTTGACGATCGGCGCGCAATCGTTGTGGCCGGGAATGTCGTCCGCCGTGAACACCGCGACGACACCGGGCGTCGCGCGCACCTTGTCGAAGGACATCGACAGGATCTTTGCATGCGCTTTCGGCGACAGGCCGAGCGCGGCGTGCAGCGTGCCCGCGAGTTCGGGAATGTCGTCGGTGTAGGTGGCGCGGCCGCTCACGTGCAGATGAGCGGATTCATGCGGGCGCGACACGTGCACTTGCGTGAAGTCGGCGAGTTCCTTCGCGTCTTTCAGGAACGGTTCGGCTTGCTGGTTCATTCTGCAGGTTCTCCGTATTCGTACCCTTCGCTATCAGGCGTCCGCGCCTGCCGCCAGCACCGCGCGCACATCGAGCGCACTCTTTTGCAGCGGATCGTTCGGGCGTGTTTCGAGCCAGAAGCGGTACAGCGTGTTCTTCGCGGCTTCGAGGCGGTAGTCGCTGGTGGCGCGCATGTCGGACAGCGGCTCATAGTCTTTCGCGAGCGCGAGCATCGCGATCCGCGCGGTCGCTTCGTGCCAGTCGTTGTCGGCGAGCGCGGCTTCCGCGTGCGTCGCGCGCTTCGGGGTCGCGGCCATCCCGCCGAACGCGATGCGCGGCTCGCGAATGGTCTCGCCATCCGCGATGAACGAGAACGCGGCGCACACGGCGGAAATATCCGAGTCGAAGCGCTTCGAAATCTTGTACGTGCGGAACTGGAAGTGCTGGCGCGCCGCGTTGCGCGCGGGCACCTTCAGACCGACGACGAACTCGTGCGCGGCCATGTCCTTCTTCTGATACGCGAGGTACAGGTCTTCCAGCGGCAGTTCGCGTTCGATGTCGCCGCCGCGCAGCACGACACGCGCGCCCAGCGCGATCAGGCCCGGCATCGAATCGCCGATGGGCGAGCCGTTCGCCACGTTGCCGCCGAGCGTGCCGGCGTTGCGAATGGGCAGCGACGCAAAGCGCTGCCACATCTCGGTCAGCTCGGGATACTGCTTCGCGAGTTCGGCATACGCCCGCTCGACGGTGACAGCGGCGCCGATTTCGATCCAGTCGTCGGTGACGCCGATCTTCTGCATCTCGGCGATCTGGCCGACGTACACGATATGGCCCAGGTCGCGCATCATCTTTGTGACCCACAGGCCGATATCGGTGCTGCCCGCGAGAATCCGCGTGTCGGGTGCGGCCGCCTTGATCTGCGCGAGCGCCCCGACGGTGCGTGGCGCGTCGAACTGCTGCCCGTCGTGTTCGTAGTGGAAGGTTTCGCCGCGTTCGAGCGTCGCAAGCTTCTGCGCGAGCGACTTGACATCGATGGGCGCTTTCGGTGCGGCCAACTGGAACATGCGCTCGGCCGCGTCGATGATCGGGCGATAGCCGGTGCAACGGCACAGATTGCCTGTCAGCGCATTGGCGATATCCGCGCGATTGGGAACCGTTTTGTTTGCGCAGCTGTGCTCATGTCCGTGCCTTTCATAGATCGACCACATCGACATCACGAAGCCCGGCGTGCAGAAGCCGCATTGCGAGCCGTGACATTCGACCATCGCTTCCTGCACGGGATGCAGACTGCCGTCCGGCTGGCGCAGGTCTTCGACGGTAAAGAGCGCCTTGCCATCGAGCGTCGGCAGGAACTGGATGCACGCGTTGACGGCCTTGAAGCTGATGCCGCCCGCGTCGTTGCGCTCACCGATCACGACCGTGCACGCGCCGCAATCGCCTTCCGCGCAGCCTTCCTTGGTGCCCGTGCAGCGCGCGTCCTCGCGCAGATATTGAAGAACGGTGCGGGTCACAGGCGCGTCGGTGATTTCACGGATCGCGTTGCGGTGATAGAAGCGAATCGGCTGGCTCATGTCTCGTGCTCGTTTCGGTTGTTCGCGTCCGCGCCGGACGGCGGACGGTGCGGCTGATGGTCGAAAAGTAGCATCATCAATATTCACAACCCATAGGCCCCGTCGCATGAGGGACATATAGCTGGCGCGATAAATTGAGACAGCGGCGGGTCGCTGGACTTATATTCACGCGTCCGCTTCTAGCCGATTTTCGTATTTATGTCTTGTTTGGGACATACCATTCCAGCCGGACGCACGGTGCGGCGCTGAAAAGTTTGATGGAAAGCCGTCAGATCCCCACCTCGGCGCGCTGTTTCGGCGATAAATTTATTGAGCGGAGCCTGCAGGGGAATCGGTTCCATGGGAAAATCATGCTTCCCCGCCAAATTCAAGTGTCGTTTTCCCCATGTCCGCCGACTCCGCTAGACCGCGCAGCGAATTTGCGACCACTTTGCAGATCATTCCGGTCGTTTTCTTTACCTTTCTTTGTTACCTGACGATCGGCATTCCGCTGGCCGTGCTGCCTGGATATGTCCACGACGATCTCGGCTACAGCGCCGTGATTGCGGGTCTCGCGATCAGCGTCCAGTATTTCGCGACGCTCGCGTCGCGTCCGGTTGCAGGCCGGTCGGCTGACACGCTCGGGCCAAAGAAGACGGTGACGATCGGCTTGCTCGGCTGCGGCGCGAGCGGCG from Paraburkholderia phymatum STM815 encodes the following:
- a CDS encoding 2-hydroxychromene-2-carboxylate isomerase produces the protein MTDGIDATQPLWFYDFVSPFSYLLLEQHDKWPELPFALTPVLLNDLYRHWRQRIAYDVPAKRIFTYRYALFRAEQLGIPFRMPPAHPFDSLKPMLLSVALGSDLHTVREIFRFIWRDGRDPSSDEGFAALCERLKVADGQALIEREATRAQLMRNSTDAIAIGVFGVPTFWLNKQLFWGEDALPMVLYCARTPNWLESKEVKRITSLPSGLPGA
- a CDS encoding LysR substrate-binding domain-containing protein, which translates into the protein MDEDTAASLDIWLVRVLRTLLVERSVTQTALRLNQTQPAISTALRKLRETLNDPILVRGKSGMVPTEYGESLLAAAQKVLRDVDFVATPHGDFDPARSRRTFRIAAPDYLNDFFMPTVIAQFRETAPHARLEIESLGPLFDHTCALDAGELDLVIGNWPKPDLRFERSDLFSDTVVCMMRADHPLAKAPLTRDAYLAAPHLAPAHYSGARGGAIDTGFARARASRRIVATLPYFGLVPQVLLQSDLIFTTTRRFALHYAAMLPLAVVDVPIPFPRIKCYQMWHPQPDRPSDIAWLRGLMAQVSDMLVAKKPRRARAAAKQATAEKKAGAASVPAAPAGGSGQ
- the xdhC gene encoding xanthine dehydrogenase accessory protein XdhC; this translates as MMPVSSSVDMPVQIGRRSGHATKLPPPMHVVLFGAGHVGHALISLLGRLPCVVQWVDERDELFPDEVPANVQVEATDTPAAIVDEAPAGAYFLVMTHNHALDFALAERIMRRRDFTYFGMIGSKTKRVKFERRLIDRGVDSQRLFEMTCPIGVPGIVDKAPPSIAIAVCAELLQLRSQQISLADLASAQEADQIGA
- the xdhB gene encoding xanthine dehydrogenase molybdopterin binding subunit, translating into MNQQAEPFLKDAKELADFTQVHVSRPHESAHLHVSGRATYTDDIPELAGTLHAALGLSPKAHAKILSMSFDKVRATPGVVAVFTADDIPGHNDCAPIVKGDDPILADGVVQYVGQPMFIVVATSHDAARLGARRADIEFEELPAVLTAQQARAANQSVIPPMKLARGDAAAKLQRAVHREAGDMLLGGQEQFYLEGQISYAVPKDDDGMHVHCSTQHPTEMQHLVAHMLNVHSHNVLVECRRMGGGFGGKESQSSMFACCAALAAWKLLCPVKLRPDRDDDMMVTGKRHDFHYTYDVGYDDEGVIEGVSVDMTSRCGFSADLSGPVMTRAVCHFDNAYFLSDVSIDGFCGKTNTQSNTAFRGFGGPQGAFAIEYIMDNVARSLGKDSLDVRRRNLYGKTERNQTPYGQVVEDNVIHELIDELEATSDYRRRRAEVLEFNRNNEVLKKGLALTPVKFGIAFNVTHFNQAGALVHIYTDGSVLVNHGGTEMGQGLNTKVAQVVAHELGVSFSRVRVTATDTSKVANTSATAASTGSDLNGKAAQDAARQLRERLAEFAADKFGAGEVTAAQVRFAGDCALVGDAVVPFEEVIAKAYLARVQLWSDGFYATPKLYWDQAKLQGRPFFYYSYGAAVSEVVIDTLTGEMRVLRADALHDVGASLNPALDVGQVEGGFIQGMGWLTTEELWWNASGKLMTQAPSTYKIPTVNDTPPDFRVRLFKNRNAEDSIHRSKATGEPPLLLPFSVFFAIRDAVAAVGDYKVNPPLNAPATGEEILKAIRAVRASRAV
- the xdhA gene encoding xanthine dehydrogenase small subunit; protein product: MSQPIRFYHRNAIREITDAPVTRTVLQYLREDARCTGTKEGCAEGDCGACTVVIGERNDAGGISFKAVNACIQFLPTLDGKALFTVEDLRQPDGSLHPVQEAMVECHGSQCGFCTPGFVMSMWSIYERHGHEHSCANKTVPNRADIANALTGNLCRCTGYRPIIDAAERMFQLAAPKAPIDVKSLAQKLATLERGETFHYEHDGQQFDAPRTVGALAQIKAAAPDTRILAGSTDIGLWVTKMMRDLGHIVYVGQIAEMQKIGVTDDWIEIGAAVTVERAYAELAKQYPELTEMWQRFASLPIRNAGTLGGNVANGSPIGDSMPGLIALGARVVLRGGDIERELPLEDLYLAYQKKDMAAHEFVVGLKVPARNAARQHFQFRTYKISKRFDSDISAVCAAFSFIADGETIREPRIAFGGMAATPKRATHAEAALADNDWHEATARIAMLALAKDYEPLSDMRATSDYRLEAAKNTLYRFWLETRPNDPLQKSALDVRAVLAAGADA